The Streptomyces hundungensis genome contains the following window.
CAGGTCCTCGACGAGGGTGGCCAGCTTGCCGGTCTCGGCCGAGATCAGGCGCACCGCGCGCGCCGTGTCGGGGTCGAGCCCGTCGGCGTCCTCGTCCAGCACCTCGGTCACGGCGAGCATCCCCGCCAGCGGGGTGCGCAGTTCGTGGCTGACGTCCGAGGCGAAGCGCCTGGCCCGCGCCTCTGCCTTCTGCAACTCCTCGACGGATCGCTCCAGTTGCTCCGCCGACTCGTTGAACGTCCAGGCCAGGTCGGCGAGTTCGTCCGACCCCTTGACCTCGATCCGGGTGTCGAGTCTGCCCTTGCCCATGCTGCTGGCGGCCCGCCGCAGATCGCGCACCGGCCGCAGCACACTGCGCGCGGCGAGCAGCGCCGGCACCACGGCGACGGCGAGGGCGGGCAGCGCGCCGTTCTTGGCGGCCGAGACCATCGCCTGGATGGTGACGCTCTCCGTCCTGAGGTCCATCACGGCGTACAGGTACACCCCGCTGTGCTGCTCGCTGGAGCCGCGGTCGAACATCACCGGCATGCCGATGGTCAGATAGGGGGTGCCGTCCTGGATCACCCGCTGGAACGAGCCGTGCGCGTTGGCGTGCGTCTGGTTGCGCAGCTCGTCGGTGATCACGGTGGAGGTGGGCCGGCTGGTGGAGGAGGCGCGCAGGGTCCCGTACTCGGCGAACACGAACCACGGGTGCGGCTTGCCCGCCCTGGCCAGGCTTCGGCACGCGTTCTGGAGGGCCGCGGCGGAGGCGGGCAGCGCGAAGTACTCGTTGGCTATCTGTTCGCGGAACTGCTCGACGGCCTGGTCCTGGGCCTGTTTGAGGATGGCGGAGCGGGCCGACTGGTAGGTGAGGGCGGCGGTGGTGAGCGCGCTGACCGCGGCCACCAGCAGGAACGCGGCGATCAGCCGGGTGCGCAGTCCGGGGCGCAGGGAGCGGCGGACCGGGAACCTCACAGCGGCCCGAAGCGGTAGCCGAAGCCGCGCACGGTCTGGATGTAGCGGGGTGCGCCGTCGGGGCCCGCGGTGTCGCCGAGCTTCTGGCGCAGCCGCCGCACACACGCGTCGACCAGCCGGGCGTCACCGTGGTAGCTGTGCTCCCACACCGATTCCAGGAGCTGCTGACGGCTGAAGACCTGCTCGGGCGAGGCCGCCAGGTGCAGCAGGAGCTTCAGTTCGGAAGGGGCGAGAGCGAGGCGTTCGCCGTTCTTCGCGGCGGTCAGACCGGCCCGGTCCAGGGCGAGTTCACCGTGGACCTCGGGGCCACCGCGGGTGACGGGGTCGGCGAGGCGGCGCAGTACGGCGCGGATGCGGGCCTCGATGACCTCGGTGCGGGCGGGCTTGACGATGTAGTCGTCGGCGCCTGCCTCCAGGCCGATCACCACGTCGAAGTCGTCGCCGCGCGCGGTGAGCATGATGATCGGCAGCTGGCTGGTCTCGCGTATCCGGCGGCAGACCTGGACGCCGTTCATGCCGGGCAGCATCAGGTCGAGCAGCACCAGTTCGGGGTGGAAGGACGTGAGCGCTGCGAGTCCTGCCTCGCCGGTCCCGGCCGTCAGCACCTCGTGGCCGCGGCGGCGCAGCCCGAGTTCGACCCCTTCGCGGACGGAGGGGTCGTCTTCTATGAGGAGCACGCGGGGCATGGTCGTCAGTATCCCAACCGTCTCGATCGTCCTGTCACCGGGCTCGATGCCTTCCGCTCTCCTGTCACCGGGCTCGATGCCTTCCGCCGCCGCGCACCTTGTCGAGCACGGCGTCGAGGCCGGTGAGCCCGAGCGGGCGGGCCAGCAGGGCGAGCACCACGACGAGCGCCACGACTCCGGCGGCGGCCGCCGCGACGCTGCCCAGCGGGTCGAGGGCGCGGGCCGCGACGTAGGCGAGTGCGCCCGCCGGCAGGCATCCCAGGAGCAGCCGGACATGGGCGGCCACGGCCTGCGAGCGCAGGAGCGGGCCGCCGCCGAGCCTGCGGTTGAGGGTGTACGCGGTGGCCGCGAGGCCCGCGAAGAGCGCCACCGTATAGGCCCCGGCGATCCCGGTGACCGCCCAGCGCGGGGAGAGCGTCACGAAGGCGACGACGGTGAGGCCGGCGTTCACCGCGGCGATGACGAGGTTGAGCAGGAACGGGGTGCGGGTGTCGCCGAGCGCGTAGAAGCCGCGGGACAGCACGTATTGGCCGGAGAGCGCGATCAGGCCGGGCGCGAACGCCATGAGCATGCCCGCCATCACCGTGATGTCGGCGGCGCCCGTCCTGCCGTACGCGAAGACGGAGCCGAGGATCCAGGGCGCGAGGGCGAACAGGGCGCAGGCCGCGGGGACGATCACCGCGGCACAGGTCCGCACCCCGTAGGAGACATCGGCGCGCACCCCCGCGAGGTCGCCGTCCGCGAAGGCGCGGCTCATCCGGGGCATGAGCGCCGTGACCAGCGACACGGTGACGATGCCGTGCGGCACCATCCAGAGCACATACGCGTTGGTGTACGCGGTGTATCCCGCTCCGCCGGCCACGCCGAGCGCATCGGCCCGGGCGCCCGCGGTGGTGGCGAGCCGGGTCACCACCCAGTACGCGAGCTGGTTGGAGACCACCAGGAGCACCGCCCAGCCGGCCGACCTCAGCGGTCGGCCGAGCCCGCTGCCGCGCCAGTCGAACCGGGGCCGCCAGCGAAATCCCGCGGAGCGCAGCGAGGGGACCAGGGCGAGGGCCTGGACGGCGATGCCGGCGGTGGTGCCCCAGCCGAGCAGCTGGGCGTCGCCCGCGCTCAGCGTGCCCCCGCCATCGGCGGCGATCGCCAGATAGAGCCCGAACACCGCGATGACGACGAGGTTGTTGAGGACCGGGGTCCACATCATGGCGCCGAACCGGCCACGCGCGTTGAGGACCTGCCCGAACAGCGTGAACAGGCCGTAGAAGAGGATCTGCGGCAGGCAGTAGCGGGCCAGCGCGGTCGTGAGGTCGGCCTGGGCGCCGGTGTAGTCGGTGTACGCGCCGACGACCAGCGGGGCGGCGAACACCGCGAGCGCGGTGACGGCGACCAGGGCGGTCGCGCAGGCCGTCATGAGCCGGTCGGTGTAGGCGGCGCCGCCGTCGGCGTGCTCCTTGGCGGCGCGCACCAGCTCGGGCACGAAGACCGCGTTGAGGGTGCCGCCGATGAGGAGCATGTAGAGGATGTTGGGGACGTTGTTGGCGACCGCGTATCCGTCGCCGAGCAGCCCGACCCCGAGCGCCGCCGCGACCACCGCGGAACGGACGAAACCGGTCGCGCGCGAGACGACGGAGCCCGCCGCCATCAGCGCGCTGCTGCGCATCAGGCCCGCGCTCCTGGCCACGACGGCCTGCGGTGCGGTCGCCGTCATCGGCGGGCCAGATAGGCCTGGAAGGCCCGGTACAGCGCGTTGTTGGCGGTCCCGCCCATGGACGTCTCCCACTCCCCCAGCGTCTCGACGACCTGTCCCCCGGTGCCGAGCTTCCAGCGCAGGAGGCCGTAGGGCCGGTCCCGCGGATCAAGAGTGGAGGGTACCCCGCGCATGTCGTACACCTCGGCGCCCCGTGCGTGGGCGTCCTGGATCATCTGCCACTGGAGCGCGTTGCTGGGGCGGACCTCGCGGCGGTGGTCGGCGGAGGCGCCGGTCTGGTACCAGACCTGCCGCCCGACCGTGATCATGGTGTGCGCGGCGAGCACCTCGCCCTGGTGAACGGCGAGGCAGAGCCGCATCCGGCCCGTACGTTCGGCGTTGAGGGCCGCGTACTGGCGCTGGTAGTACGCCAGGGAGCGGCCGAGCCGGAAGCCGTCGCGCTCCTCGGTGATCTTGAGGAGCCGGTAGAACTCGGGGAGGTCGTCGGCTCCGCCGGTGACGATGCGTACCCCCGCCTTCTGCGCGGTGCGCACGTTGCGCCGCCACTCCTGGTTGAACCCGGCCCACACCTGCTCGGTGCCGCGGCCGGCCAGCGGCAGCCGGAAGACATGGCGCGGCTGTGCGTCGGCGTCCCCGTCGTCGTCACCGCCGCATCTCTTCCAGCCCCGGGTCCGCAGGCGTTCGGCGACGGCGGAGCCGAGCGGGTCCACCTCGGTAGCCAGCACGTCGCCGATCCTGCGGCCCGCCCCTGTGCCGGCCTTGAGGCGGGAGGCGTCCCAGCGGCGGTAGGCGGGGGTGGGCCCGATCCGTACCGCGAAGGCTCCGGCTCTGCGCAGATGCCGCAGCAACGGGTCGAGCCAGCGGTCCATTTCGGGGTGGGACCAGTCGGTGACCGGGCCGTCCGGCAGATAGGCGAAGTATTTCCGGGTGCCGGGGAAATTCCGGTAGAGGATCTGCGCGGCGCCGGTCAATTCGCCGCCATCGAAGGACCAGCCGACCCTTTCGGTGGTCCATTGGTCCTTCACATCGGCCCACGAGGGACATTGCAGAAAGCTGACGTCGGCGCGGCCCGCGAGAAAGGAGCGGTACTCCTCGGTGCTGAGGGCGCGAACCCCGGCGTCCTGGTCTCGGTCGTCGGTCACCAGCAGTGCGGACACGTCCGTGGCCTCCCAAGTGCGCCCCGTCGTCGGTTTTCAGGGGGTTCACAGGATGTTCACAGCGGTCCATGACGGGTTGGCGCGAGGTGTGTGACGGGACGATGACCGTTTCTCTGCGGTCCTCGTCACACACCGGATTCCCCCTTTTCGGGCGCGCCCCGCAACCTAAGGTCCCGATGGTGACTCTCACCTGTGGAGAAGAATTCGCAACGGAGGTTTCCAGTTGAGCCGCATACGCCGCCACGCCCGGTTTAATCGTCCGGCCCCTTTCGCCGCCCTGGCCGGAACGGCGGTTCTCGCCGCGGCACTGACCGCCTGCGGGGGTGGTGACTCCTCGTCCGGCGACGCCAAGTCGGACCTCAAGCCCCAGAAGAAGATGGAGATCTCGGTCAATCTGACGGGCAGTCAGGCAAAGGCGGGCCAGCCCGTGAAGGTGACTTTGGCGGACGGCACGCTGAACGGCGTCACGGTCACGGACGCCAAGGGCGGCACGCTCGGCGGAAAGGTGTCGCCCGACGGCAGGACGTGGACCTCGGACCGGGTGGCCGCGCCGGGCACCTCGTACACCGTCGAGGCCAAGGAGGCCAAGGGCGCGACGGCGAAGGCCGAGTTCGCCACGGCGGCAGCCGGCAAGGTCAACAAGGTGAGCATGGTGCCCGGCAAGGGCTCGACGGTGGGGATCGGCCAGCCCGTGTCGATCGTGTTCGACAACCCGGTCAAGAACCGGGCCGAGGTGGAGAAGCACCTGAAGGTGACGGCCTCCGACGCCACCGAGGGCTCCTGGGGCTGGATGCAGGACTACTCGGGCAAGGACCGGGTCGACTGGCGTCCCAAGGATTACTGGAAGTCCGGCACCAAGGTGACCCTGGAGGCCGATCTCAACGGGATCGACTCGGGCACGGCGGGCGGCTGGTTCGTGAAGGACTACAAGAGCGACTTCACGATCGGGAAGAACCAGGTCGCCAAGGCCGACCTCGACAACCACCGCCTCAAGCTGTACCGCGACGGCCAGTTGGTCAAGGACATCCCGATGTCGGGCGGCACCCCGGGCGGCGACAAGGCGTCCTGGCGCGGCAAGACCGTCCTGATGGCGAAGGAGGGGACGATCAACATGAACTCGGAGACCGTCGGCCTCGGCAAGACGTACGACAAGATGGTCGACTACTCGATGCGGCTGACCTGGTCCGGGATGTACGCCCACGCCGCGCCGTGGAACGACCGGTGGTTCGGCTCGGCGAACATGAGCTCGGGCTGCATCGGCATGAGCACGTCGGACGCCAGGTTCGTGTACGACACGGTCCAGGTCGGCGACCCGTTCGAGATCGTCGGCGACGACGCCAAGGGGACCCAGGCCCTCAACAACGGCTACGGCGAGTGGAATCTGAGCTACGACGCCTGGAAGGCCAAGAGCGCCCTCACGGACACCACGAACCACTGACGGTTCGTAGAACCGCCCATCGTGCTCCCCCATCCACCAAGGAGAGCGGCACCCTCGTCGCCTACCTCCACGACGTGGGGCCGCTCGGCCTCGGCGAGCCGGTCGGCAACGCCTCCCGCGCCTTGCGGCACCGGTGGACACCGTCGACCCGCTCTCCATCGAGCACAACCCGCTCGGCGCGCAGCTGACCTTCTCCTCGCCCGCGTCGGACCCTCGTCTCCGACGGTCCCGCTCCGCGAGAAGTGATCACCGGCTGCTGCCGGGTGGGTTCCTGCCCCTCGGCTACCGCTCTCCCAAGGACCTAGCGTCCAGGGGGAACCCCCCTTGGCAGCAGCGTCCCTGGTTCGGCCGGTGCGACGTCCACGGCCTCCGTCTTGGGATTGCGCTTCTGTCTCCTGGCCATCCAGGTGGCGAACCAGGAGAGCAGCATGCACATCCCGATGTAGATCGGCGAGATCACCATCACCACGGGGATGAACGGCAAATCGTAGTCGAGATTCGACGCGATGAGCTTCCCCGCGTGCAGAAACTCCTCATAGGTGATCAAGAAGCCGAGCGAGGTGTCCTTCAGGGCGACCACCAGCTGGCTGATGATGGTCGGCAGCATGGCCCGGATCCCCTGCGGGACCAGCACGTACGTCATGACCTGCGTCTTGCGCATGCCGAGTGAGAATGCCGCCTCCTTCTGGCCGCGTTCCACGGAGTTGACGCCGGTTCTGAAGACCTCGGCGAGCACCGAGCCGTTGTAGAGCGTCAGCCCGGCCACCAGGGCGGGCAGCGGCTGGACCTTCAGCGCCACGAAGATGAAGAAGATCATCACGAGCACGGGCATCGCGCGGAAGAACTCGACGAGCAGGGTCGCGATCCAGCGCAGCGGCCGGTGGTCGGAGAGCCGCCCGGTGGCGAGGACCGCGCCGAGCGCGAGGGAGAACACCGAGGCGAACGCGAAGGCCCGCAACGTGTTGCCGAGCCCGCGCAGCAGGAGGTCCTGGATGCCCCGGTACTCGAACGGCGTCCACTTCGCGGAGGTGAACTGGTCGGTGTCGAAGAGGAGATACACGAGCCAGCCCACGAGCAGCAGGATCAGGGCCGTCGAGATCACCCCGTACACCAGGTGCCGCTGCTGGGTCCTGGGCCCGGGAACGTCGTAGAGGGCGGTGGCTTCCTTGGCCAGTGGCGCGGTCATCGGGCGACTCCCCAGCGCTTCTCGAGGATGTTGAAGACGGCGCTGATGAAGAGGGTGATGATCAGATAGCCGATCGCGATCCAGACGAAGGTCCAGATGATGTTGTAGCCCAGCTCGCTCAACGTCTTGTACGTACCGAGGAGTTCGGTGACGCTGAACGCCCCGGCGATCGCGGAGTTCTTCGCGAGTGCGATCAGGGTGGAGCCGACCGGCGGGATCACGGACCGGAAGGCCTGCGGCAGCACCACCGTGGACAGCGTCTGACCGAAGGTCATCCCGAGGCTCCTGGCCGCCTCGCCCTGGCCGCGGGGCACGGTGTTGATGCCGGAGCGCAGCGCCTCGCAGATGAACGCGGAGGTGTAGCAGCCGAGCGCGATCACCGCGAACAGCTGGAAGGGCAGCACCAGTCCGAAGCGCGGCAGGCCGAGCAGCACGGCGAAGAAGAGCAGCGTCAGCGGGGTGTTGCGCAGTACGGCCACCCACACCGTGCCGAGCGCCCGGAAGGAGCCGACCGGGGAGACCCGGCAGGACGCCATGACGAAGCCGAGCACCAGCGCCAGCACCGAGGCGTAGACGGTCAGTTCGACGGTGCCGAGGAAGCCCTTGCCGTACAGCGAGAAGTTCTTGGTGAGTACGTCCATTGCGGCCTCAGCTCGCCGGGTAGCGGTCGATGGGCGGGGCGGGGGCGGCCGGGCGGCCGGACAGGCCGAGCGTGGCGGCGTACGCCTTCTTCCAGTCGCCGTTCTTCTCGTGGGCCTCGATGGCGTCGTCCAGCGCGAAGCGCAGCGTGTTGTCGCTCCGGGGCACGCCGACGCCGTACGGCTCCTTGGAGAACGGCTTGCCGACGACCTTGAGCTCGTCGGGCACCTTGGCCGCGTAGCCGCTCAGGATGGTGTCGTCGGTGGTGACGGCGGCGACCTGGAAGGTGAGCAGGTTGTCCACGCACACGGAGTAGGTGTCGTAGGCGACCATGTCGACCTTCGGGTAGTCCTTCTCCATCCGCTGAAAGGGGGTGGACCCGGCGGCCGAGCACACGCGCTTGCCCGCGAAGTCCTGGGGCGCGGTGAGGCCGTTCTCGTCCGTGCGCACCAGCAGCCCCTGGCCGGCCAGGTAGTAGGGGCCCGCGAAGCCGACCAGCTTCTTGCGGTTGGCGTTGATGGTGTACGTGCCGACGTAGTAGTCGATCTGGCCGTTCTGGAGGGCGGTCTCGCGGTTGGCCGAGGCGATCGTCTTGAACTCGATGGTCGCCGGGTCGAAGCCGAGCGAGGCCGACATCATTTTGGCGATCTCGATGTCGAAGCCGGTGTAGACGCCGGTGGCCGGGTCCTTCTCGCCCAGGTAGGGCTGGTCCTCCTTGGCGCCGACGACGAGATGGCCGCGGTTCTTGGCCCGCCGCCACACGGAGGAGTCGGGGAGGCTGATGTCCTTGGCGACCGCGTAGTGCGGCAGCAGTTCGGCCTTGGGGCCCTTCACCGGCGGGCTGCCCGACTTGCCGCAGCCGGCCACGGCCAGGGCGAGCAACAGGGCGGCGAGCGCGCGTCGTGTGGCCATCATCGTTGCGTACACCCCCCGTTCAGTGCTTGAGGATCTTGGAGAGGAAGTCCTTGGCCCGGTCGCTGTGCGGGTTGGTGAAGAAGTCGTCGGGGGTGCGGTCCTCGATGATCCGGCCGTCCGCCATGAACACGACGCGGTTGGCGGCGGAGCGGGCGAAGCCCATCTCGTGGGTGACGACGACCATGGTCATGCCCTCGCGGGCGAGCTGCTGCATGACTTCGAGGACCTCGTTGATCATCTCCGGGTCGAGCGCCGAAGTGGGCTCGTCGAAGAGCATGACCTTGGGGTCCATGGCCAGCGCGCGGGCGATGGCCACGCGCTGCTGCTGGCCGCCGGAGAGCTGGGCGGGGAGCTTGTCCGCCTGGGCGGCGAGGCCGACCCGGTCCAGGAGCTCGCGGGAGCGGCGGTCGGCCTCCTCCTTCTTGCGGCCCCGGACCTTGATCTGGGCCAGCGACACATTGGCGAGGACGGACTTGTGCGCGAAGAGGTTGAACGACTGGAAGACCATGCCCACTTCGGCCCGGAGCCGCGCCAGGCCCTTGCCCTCGTCCGGGAGGGGTCTGCCGTCGATGGCGATGGAGCCGGATTCGATGGTCTCCAGACGGTTCATCGTCCGGCACAGCGTTGACTTGCCCGAGCCGGACGGGCCGATGACCACCACCACCTCCCCGCGGCCGACGGTGAGGTTGATGCCCTGGAGGACGTGCAACTTCCCGTAGTGCTTGTTGACGTCACGCAGCTCGATCAAGGGATCGACGGCCATACGCTGTCCTGCCCACTCATCGCTGTGTCGAGGTCAGCGCAAACTATCCAGCCCGGTAAGGGACTTCACCTCGACACGCACGAATAGGGCATAAACCGTATTTTGGCCCCGTGGGCCCCGGGGGCGTCCGCATGCCGCGGGGATCAGGCCTCGGAGGCCTCGGCGTAGACCTGGAACAGTTCGGGGGCGCCGGTCGTCGCCCAGGTCAGGCCCGCGTCCACGACGTCGATCTCGCGGCCGGAGGCGAGCCGCACCACGGGCCGGCCACTGGGCCACACGTCCCAGCCGGCGCCCGCAACGGTGCGGACGATCACGGTGCCCAGATACAGGCCGGCGTCGTTGCCCAGCCAGGGCAGCTCCTCCGGGTCCTCGCGCCAGCGCGGCGGCAGCTGGTCCAGCGCCTCCAACGAGGCCGGGGAGTCGTCGAGTTCGAGCTTGCTCTGCCAGGCCCGGGTCCGCAGCAGCTCGCACTCGGAGAGCAGCGCCGCGACGCCCTCCGGGTCTTCCCTCATGGCGTCGTAGACCGACACCCCGTGCGCCGCCGAGTGCCGCTTGCGCCAGTTCTGGAGGAAGTTCATACGATCCAGACTCCCATTCGACGGCTTCGTCGCACTACAGGGCACGCGGGGCGGTCGTCAACCCCGGGCGGCAGGCCTCAGACCGACAGGTCCACGACGACCGGGGCGTGGTCGGAGGCGCCCTTGCCCTTGCGCTCCTCGCGGTCCACGTAGCTGTCCTTGACGGCGGTGGCGAACGGCTCGTTGCCGTAGACCAGGTCGATGCGCATGCCCCGGTTCTTGGGGAAGGCCAGCTGGCGGTAGTCCCAGTACGTGTACGGACGGTCGTACTTCAGCGGGCGGGGCACCACGTCCGACAGGCCCGCCTCGCGCAGGGCGGCGAGCGCGGCACGCTCGGCGGGGGTGACATGAGTGAGGCCCTCGAAGACCGCCGGGTCGTAGACGTCCTCGTCGGTGGGGGCCACGTTGTAGTCACCGAGGACCGCGAACGGCCGCGGGCCCGCGGCGTCCTCGGCGACGGCCGCCTTCAGCGCCTCGAACCAGGCCAGCTTGTACGTGTAGTGGTCGTGCGCGACCTCGCGGCCGTTGGGCACGTAGACCGACCAGAGGCGGACCCCGCCACATGTCCCCGAGATCGCGCGGGGCTCTTGCACGCCCTCGTACTCCGGGCCGCCGGGCAGGCCGAGCACGATGTCGTCGAGGCCGACCCGGGAGATCAGGGCCACGCCGTTCCACCGGCCGGTGGCGTTGACCGCGGACTCGTATCCGAGCTCGCGCAGCTCGGCGGCGGGGAAGCCCTCGGCGGTGGTCTTGGTCTCCTGGACGCACAGCACGTCCGTGCCGGAGCTCTCCAGCCAAGCCAGAAGACGGGGCAGCCGAGCGGTGATCGAGTTGACGTTCCAGGTGGCGATGCGCATGGATCCCAACCTACCGCCCGGCTCTGACACTCACAGCTGCGTCGAGTCCCCCGGGCTCAGGCGGCCGTGCTCGGCGCCGCCGAGGCCGCCGATCTGCGAGTCGTAGATCGGCCGGGCGAGGTCGGTGAGGAGGGCGTCGTGGATGTCGATCGCGCGGCGCGGCCCGACCTCGCGTACGTAGTCGATGACCTCGGAGATCTTGCTCCAGGGCGCCATCACCGGAAGCATCAGGGTGTCCACGGCCCGGTCGGGGACGGTGAGCGCGTCGCCGGGGTGGAAGACCGAACCGTCCACCAGGAAGCCGATGTTGGTGATGCGGGGGATGTCGGGGTGGATCACCGCGTGCAGCTCGCCGTACACCTGGATGTCGAAGCCGGCCGCGCTGAAGGCGTCCCCGTGCCCGACCGTGTGGACGCGCCCGGGGAAGGCCGCCGAGACCTTCTCCGCGACGCTGCGCAGGGTCCAGATCTCGGCGGCGGGGTTGGCTTCGAGGCCTGCCCGCAGCCGCTCCTCGTTGAAGTGGTCGAGGTGCTCGTGGGTGACCAGGATCGCGTCGGCGCCCACTGCCGCGTCGCTCTCGCTGAACGTACCCGGGTCGATGACCAGGGTCCGGCCGTCCTTGCTCAGCTGGACGCAGGCATGGGTCTTCTTGGTCAGTTTCAGGCTCATGATCCCATCTTGCTCCCGACGGCCCGGACCGGAACGGAATTCGCTCAGCCGCGCGGGGCGGTCTCCTCCCGGATGACCGCGCCCGCGACCCGCACCGCGGCGCTCGCGGCGGGAAGCCCGCAGTACACGCCGGTCTGGATCAGCACTTCCTCGATCTCGGCGGGGGTGAGCCCGGCGCGCAGCGCGGCCCGGGTGTGCGCCGCGAGGTCGTCGAGGTGGCCGCCGGAGGCGAGCGCGGCCAGGGCCACCGCGGCCCGGGTACGCCGGTCGAGGCCGTCCCTCGACCACACCTGGCCCCAGGCGTGACGGGTGGCGAGCTCGTCGAAGCCGGCGCCGAAGGCATCGGCCCGGGCGGTCTCGGCGTCCACCGGGGCGCCACCGAGCACGTCCCGCCGGATCCGGAGGCCGAGCTCGTACGGGTCGGGGTGCGGGGAGGGGGCGGTGGGTTCGGCGGGGGCGGGGGGTTCAGCGGGGTTGCCGGGTTCGGCGGGGGCGGTGGGTTCAGCGCGGCTGCCGGGCTCGGCGGGTTCGCTGGGTTCGCCGGGGGCCGCCGACTCGGCCGGGGGCTCTGGGGTGGGCGGGGCGAGGAGGCCGAGGGGTTCGGTGGGTGCGGGGGGCGGGGCGATGGGGCCCGGGGAGGCGAGGGGGGTCGGGGTCCCGAAGGGCCCTGGGGCGGGGAAGGCGGCCGGGTTTGGGAAGGGGGTCGGGGTTGCCACGGGCCCCGGGGCCGGGAAGGGGGACGGGTTGGCGAAGGGGGCCGGGGTCGCCACGGGTCCCGGGGCCGGGAAGGGCGCTGGGGGCTCGGAGGACCCGGAGGGTGTGGTGGTGGCGGACGGCGCTGGGGGCGGGGGCGGGGTCTCCTGCCAGGCCGTCGAGAAGTGGTGTACGAGGAGGTCGGTGACGGCGGCCGGCTGCTCGACGGGGGCCAGATGGGAGGCGCCCGGCACCACGGCGAGGCCGGCGCCCGGTATGCCCGCGACCAGGGTGCGGGCCTCGCCCGGCCCGGTGACCCGGTCCTCGGCGCCGACCAGGGCGAGCGTGGGGACGGCGATGCGCCCGAGATCGGCGCGGATGTCGAAGGCGGCGAGCGCCTCGCAGGCGGCTATGTAGCAGGCGGGGTCGGTGGTGCGGACCATCTGCACGGCCCACTCCACGATGGCGGGCTGGGCCGCGGCGTAGGCGGCGGTGAACCAGCGCTCGGGCGCGGACCGCGCCATGGGGTCCATGCCGTTGGTGCGGACGACGACACCGCGCTGGCGGTACTCGTCGGCGGTGCCGAACCGGGCCGAGGAAGCGACCAGGGCGAGCGAGGCGAGCCGGTGGGGGTGGCGCAGGGCCAGATCGGCGCCGATCGCCCCGCCGATGGAGCAGCCCGCGTAACCGAACCGCTGGATGCCGAGCCCGTCGAGGGTGGCGATGAGCCGGTCACCGAGCTCGGCGACGGAGTGGGCCGGCTGGGCGGGGGCGCCGCCGTGCCCCGGCAGGTCGAACCGCAGCACCCGCCAGGTGCCGGCCAGCTCGGGTATCTGGCGGTCCCACATGTGCCAGGTGGTACCCAGTGAGGGACCCACGACCAGGACCGGAGCGTCTTCCGGCCCGTCAACGCGGTATTGCAAGGTGTTCTTCGGTGTCTCGCTCACCTGCCCGACCCTCTCATCTCTCACCTTCACTCCTACCGCCAGGGTCAGAAGGTCTGAGGGGACGCAGGTATGGGCGCCACAAGACATCACCCCCGTCACCCCCGTCGGCCTGCTGGCCCTGCTCTCCACTCCGGTCGGCTCCCCCGAACACTGGGGCGAGCAAGTCCTTGAGCGCGCCCTGCTCGCCCGCGCGCACACCGTCGCCGACCGTGGGCGCCGGCCGAACTGATCGCGGTTACGGAAGGATCCGTCCACGAACTTGCTGACGGGCGTGTGGCTGCGTGCGGCGGCGCGCGCCGAACAGGGCC
Protein-coding sequences here:
- a CDS encoding alpha/beta fold hydrolase; protein product: MSETPKNTLQYRVDGPEDAPVLVVGPSLGTTWHMWDRQIPELAGTWRVLRFDLPGHGGAPAQPAHSVAELGDRLIATLDGLGIQRFGYAGCSIGGAIGADLALRHPHRLASLALVASSARFGTADEYRQRGVVVRTNGMDPMARSAPERWFTAAYAAAQPAIVEWAVQMVRTTDPACYIAACEALAAFDIRADLGRIAVPTLALVGAEDRVTGPGEARTLVAGIPGAGLAVVPGASHLAPVEQPAAVTDLLVHHFSTAWQETPPPPPAPSATTTPSGSSEPPAPFPAPGPVATPAPFANPSPFPAPGPVATPTPFPNPAAFPAPGPFGTPTPLASPGPIAPPPAPTEPLGLLAPPTPEPPAESAAPGEPSEPAEPGSRAEPTAPAEPGNPAEPPAPAEPTAPSPHPDPYELGLRIRRDVLGGAPVDAETARADAFGAGFDELATRHAWGQVWSRDGLDRRTRAAVALAALASGGHLDDLAAHTRAALRAGLTPAEIEEVLIQTGVYCGLPAASAAVRVAGAVIREETAPRG